The Rhodococcus triatomae genome includes a window with the following:
- a CDS encoding lipase family alpha/beta hydrolase, which produces MALTATPAAADVVVPPANGTVGVGAPATSFPEAFANGLLNPNAAPVGANDWGCKPSAAHPRPVVLAHGTWENAYNNWSGVAPALAAEGYCVFAINYGQSDLLQKGGLGTIIPGVYGVKPIEESAQQLAAFVDAVLAGTGASKVDIVGHSQGGLMARQYLKFEGGADKVQNLVTLGATNHGTTLLGIGALNRFIGGLGLNLDPVLDYLVGVSGIQQVYDSPLLKRLNAEGDTIAGIDYTIIGTMFDEVTTPWESTFLNPYGPGNVRNVTLQDGCPVDVSDHLSITYSPRAIDWIKHALDPAGFPESSIVCAGNAPIGGRSDGGPGGTGSLGSGSSGSAAGSSGS; this is translated from the coding sequence ATGGCGCTGACGGCCACACCGGCCGCCGCAGACGTCGTCGTTCCGCCTGCCAACGGCACTGTCGGGGTCGGCGCGCCGGCCACCAGCTTCCCCGAGGCGTTCGCCAACGGCCTACTCAACCCGAACGCGGCCCCGGTCGGCGCCAACGACTGGGGCTGCAAGCCGTCGGCGGCGCATCCGCGTCCCGTCGTCCTCGCACACGGCACCTGGGAGAACGCGTACAACAACTGGTCGGGGGTCGCGCCCGCGCTCGCGGCGGAGGGCTACTGCGTCTTCGCGATCAACTACGGCCAGTCCGACCTGCTGCAGAAGGGCGGACTCGGGACCATCATCCCCGGTGTCTACGGCGTGAAGCCGATCGAGGAATCCGCTCAGCAGTTGGCTGCCTTCGTCGATGCCGTCCTCGCCGGTACCGGAGCGTCGAAGGTCGACATCGTGGGGCACTCCCAGGGCGGGTTGATGGCACGCCAGTACCTGAAGTTCGAGGGCGGCGCCGACAAGGTCCAGAACCTGGTGACGCTCGGCGCCACGAACCACGGGACCACCCTGCTCGGCATCGGCGCGCTCAACCGATTCATCGGCGGCCTCGGCCTGAACCTCGACCCGGTGCTCGACTACCTGGTCGGTGTCTCCGGGATCCAGCAGGTCTACGACTCCCCGCTGCTGAAGCGGCTCAACGCCGAGGGCGACACCATCGCCGGGATCGACTACACGATCATCGGCACGATGTTCGACGAGGTGACCACCCCCTGGGAGTCGACGTTCCTCAACCCCTACGGCCCGGGTAACGTCCGCAACGTCACCCTGCAGGACGGGTGCCCGGTGGATGTCTCCGACCACCTGAGCATCACCTACTCGCCCCGGGCGATCGACTGGATCAAGCACGCGCTCGATCCGGCAGGATTCCCGGAATCGAGCATCGTGTGCGCCGGCAACGCACCGATCGGCGGACGCTCGGACGGCGGCCCCGGCGGCACCGGTTCGCTCGGGTCCGGATCCAGCGGCAGCGCCGCCGGATCGTCCGGCTCCTAG
- a CDS encoding ATP-dependent Clp protease ATP-binding subunit, which translates to MTEGWISRDPFDDILSRFFGPGGSPTRAPVQRVDLGRLLNDDAKTLVGFARQAARDWGSPEITPEHLLYAATLNDPTRGVVSGLNLDPDKVAEQMRDAVAKGASPDDDSLVLSPAAKLALRTAQQQAGQAGVSYIGPEHILLGIASNPESAAARALAGANARLDASAPGGTQQSATPTLDEYGRDLTAEARSGNVDPVVGRADEIAQTIEILSRRRKNNPVLIGDPGVGKTAIVEGLAQRIVNGDVPSTLADRRVVALDVGALVAGSKYRGEFEERLTKILDEVREHSDELVIFIDELHTIVGAGAGGEGSMDAGNLLKPALARGDLHAIGATTIDEYRRYIEKDAALERRFQPVMVSEPSVDDTIEILRGLADVYEEHHQVHYTDESLVAAAELSDRYITDRFMPDKAIDLIDQAGARVRLRTKTPDADTRSSEEELARLKREKDSAVSAENYERATQLKDQITALEEELGSVAAGATPEVEVIDIAEVISRLTGIPVADLTAEERERLLALEDVLHSRVIGQEEAVTAVAEAVRRARAGLADPNRPTGSFLFLGPTGVGKTELAKALAEAVFGDEDRMIRFDMSEFQEKHTVSRLVGAPPGYVGYEEAGQLTDKVRRQPYSVVLFDEIEKAHPDVFNVLLQLLDDGRVTDAQGRTVDFKNTIVILTSNIGSDLILAAPDGDVDAIVPQLMERLHAHFRPEFLNRIDETVVFHRLDKAQLREIVELVLGSTRRLLRAQDIELDVTEAAVDWLADEGFEPQFGARPLRRTVQKELDNRLSSLLLRGDLSPGQTVRVDADGSGLLIEQADTVRE; encoded by the coding sequence ATGACCGAGGGCTGGATTTCCCGCGACCCGTTCGACGACATTCTGAGCCGGTTCTTCGGCCCTGGCGGGAGCCCCACCCGAGCGCCGGTGCAGCGCGTGGATCTGGGCAGACTCCTCAACGACGACGCGAAGACACTCGTCGGATTCGCGCGGCAGGCCGCACGGGACTGGGGCAGCCCGGAGATCACCCCCGAGCATCTGCTCTACGCCGCCACGCTGAACGACCCCACCCGCGGCGTCGTCAGCGGGCTCAATCTCGACCCGGACAAGGTTGCCGAGCAGATGCGCGACGCGGTCGCCAAGGGGGCGTCGCCGGACGACGACTCCCTGGTGCTGAGTCCCGCCGCGAAGCTGGCGCTGCGGACCGCACAACAGCAGGCCGGGCAGGCCGGAGTCAGCTACATCGGCCCGGAGCACATCCTGCTCGGCATCGCGTCCAACCCGGAGAGTGCCGCCGCGCGCGCCCTGGCCGGCGCCAACGCGAGACTGGATGCCTCCGCACCCGGCGGCACCCAGCAGTCCGCGACGCCGACACTGGACGAATACGGCCGCGACCTCACCGCCGAGGCACGTTCGGGCAACGTGGACCCGGTCGTCGGACGTGCGGACGAGATCGCACAGACCATCGAGATCCTTTCCCGCAGAAGGAAGAACAATCCGGTACTGATCGGCGACCCGGGTGTGGGGAAGACCGCAATCGTGGAGGGGCTCGCACAGCGCATCGTCAACGGCGACGTCCCGTCGACACTGGCCGATCGGCGGGTCGTGGCGCTCGACGTGGGAGCCCTCGTCGCGGGCAGCAAGTACCGCGGCGAGTTCGAGGAACGGCTGACGAAGATCCTCGACGAGGTGCGTGAGCATTCCGACGAGCTGGTGATCTTCATCGACGAGTTGCACACCATCGTGGGGGCCGGTGCCGGCGGCGAGGGATCGATGGATGCCGGCAATCTCCTCAAACCCGCACTCGCACGGGGAGATCTGCACGCGATCGGCGCCACCACGATCGACGAGTACCGACGCTACATCGAGAAGGACGCCGCACTCGAGCGCCGGTTCCAGCCTGTCATGGTCAGCGAACCGTCCGTGGACGACACCATCGAGATCCTGCGCGGTCTCGCCGACGTGTACGAGGAGCACCACCAGGTGCACTACACGGACGAGTCGCTCGTGGCCGCGGCCGAGTTGTCCGATCGGTACATCACCGACCGGTTCATGCCGGACAAGGCCATCGACCTCATCGACCAGGCCGGTGCCCGGGTGCGCCTGCGGACGAAGACGCCGGACGCGGACACCCGGTCGAGCGAGGAGGAACTGGCCCGGCTCAAGCGGGAGAAGGATTCCGCCGTCTCCGCCGAGAACTACGAACGGGCCACTCAGCTCAAGGACCAGATCACCGCGCTCGAGGAGGAACTGGGCTCGGTCGCAGCAGGTGCCACCCCGGAGGTCGAGGTCATCGACATCGCCGAGGTCATCTCGCGGCTCACCGGCATCCCGGTCGCGGATCTCACCGCCGAGGAGCGCGAGCGGCTGCTCGCGCTCGAGGACGTGCTGCACTCGCGGGTCATCGGCCAGGAGGAGGCGGTCACCGCGGTGGCAGAGGCGGTACGCCGAGCCCGCGCCGGCCTCGCCGACCCCAACCGTCCGACCGGATCGTTCCTGTTCCTCGGCCCCACCGGTGTCGGGAAGACCGAACTCGCCAAGGCATTGGCGGAGGCGGTGTTCGGCGACGAGGACCGGATGATCCGCTTCGACATGAGCGAGTTCCAGGAGAAGCACACCGTCTCCCGACTCGTCGGCGCTCCTCCCGGCTACGTCGGATACGAAGAGGCGGGCCAACTCACCGACAAGGTGCGGCGGCAGCCGTACTCCGTGGTGCTCTTCGACGAGATCGAGAAGGCCCACCCCGACGTGTTCAACGTGCTCCTGCAACTCCTGGACGACGGCAGGGTCACCGATGCCCAGGGCCGCACGGTCGATTTCAAGAACACGATCGTCATCCTCACCAGCAACATCGGCTCGGACCTGATTCTCGCCGCCCCCGACGGCGACGTGGACGCCATCGTCCCGCAGCTGATGGAACGGTTGCACGCACACTTCCGGCCGGAGTTCCTCAATCGGATCGACGAGACCGTGGTGTTCCACCGGCTCGACAAGGCACAGCTCCGCGAGATCGTCGAACTCGTCCTGGGCTCGACACGGCGGCTTCTGCGCGCGCAGGACATCGAGCTCGACGTCACCGAGGCGGCCGTGGACTGGCTGGCGGACGAGGGGTTCGAGCCGCAGTTCGGAGCCCGGCCGCTGCGGCGCACGGTGCAGAAGGAACTCGACAATCGACTGTCCTCACTCCTGCTTCGCGGCGATCTGTCGCCCGGACAGACCGTCCGGGTGGATGCCGACGGGTCCGGACTGCTGATCGAGCAGGCAGACACCGTTCGGGAGTGA
- a CDS encoding family 1 glycosylhydrolase — MTVATRLAPLLCTLSLALVASSATAGARTDGLAPLGPDFLWGVASSGFQSEGSAPDSNWTRYIAEGRVEDPYLDSVDFVHRHAEDIGRAADLGVDTYRIGIEWARVQPHPGQWDEAAFRFYDAVIDEIRAAGMRPMLTLDHWVYPGWAVDYGGWSNPRMVEDWLANARVVVDRYSGTDPLWVTVNEPTVYVANEIRYGGLPAPELPTMFGRLADAHNTIYDHIHDRQPGAMVTSNTAYIPAVEDAVDGVFLDLVADRLDYIGIDYYYGASLGDPFGAVGALTGQMWTATLQPEGIYYALRFYADKFPGRPLYIVENGMPTENGAARPDGYRRDDLLADTVYWIQRAAADGMNLMGYNYWSITDNYEWGSYTPRFGLYTVDVLTDPSLTRRPTDAVPMYTGLVRDGGVPGHYRPTREPVPCSLVGGAASCLDPVEIAGG, encoded by the coding sequence ATGACCGTCGCCACCCGTCTCGCCCCGCTGCTGTGCACTCTCTCGCTCGCACTCGTCGCCTCGTCCGCGACGGCCGGCGCCCGGACCGACGGCCTCGCGCCGCTGGGTCCGGACTTTCTCTGGGGAGTGGCTTCCTCCGGTTTCCAGTCGGAAGGGAGTGCACCGGACAGCAACTGGACTCGCTACATCGCGGAGGGGCGGGTCGAGGATCCGTACCTGGACTCGGTCGACTTCGTCCACCGCCATGCGGAGGACATCGGCCGAGCCGCCGACCTCGGTGTCGACACGTATCGCATCGGCATCGAATGGGCCCGTGTGCAACCGCACCCTGGGCAGTGGGACGAGGCGGCGTTCCGGTTCTACGACGCCGTGATCGACGAGATCCGAGCCGCGGGAATGCGGCCGATGCTCACCCTCGACCACTGGGTGTACCCGGGCTGGGCGGTCGACTACGGCGGATGGAGCAATCCGCGCATGGTCGAGGACTGGCTCGCGAACGCGCGGGTCGTCGTGGACCGGTACTCCGGAACCGACCCGCTGTGGGTGACCGTCAACGAACCGACCGTCTACGTGGCCAACGAGATCCGCTACGGCGGATTGCCCGCACCCGAGCTACCGACGATGTTCGGCCGGCTCGCCGACGCGCACAACACGATCTACGACCACATCCACGACCGGCAACCCGGCGCGATGGTCACCAGCAACACCGCCTACATCCCCGCGGTCGAAGACGCCGTCGACGGCGTGTTCCTCGATCTGGTCGCCGACCGACTGGACTACATCGGGATCGACTACTATTACGGAGCCTCGCTGGGCGATCCGTTCGGGGCCGTCGGCGCGCTCACCGGACAGATGTGGACCGCCACACTGCAACCGGAAGGCATCTACTACGCCTTGCGGTTCTACGCGGACAAGTTTCCCGGCCGCCCGCTCTACATCGTGGAGAACGGTATGCCGACCGAGAACGGCGCCGCCCGCCCGGACGGCTATCGACGCGACGATCTGCTCGCCGACACCGTGTACTGGATTCAGAGGGCCGCCGCCGACGGGATGAACCTGATGGGCTACAACTACTGGAGCATCACCGACAACTACGAATGGGGCAGTTACACACCCCGTTTCGGCCTGTACACCGTGGACGTTCTCACCGATCCCAGCCTGACACGGAGACCGACGGACGCGGTCCCGATGTACACCGGGCTCGTGCGTGACGGCGGCGTCCCGGGTCACTACCGGCCGACCCGGGAGCCCGTCCCGTGCTCACTCGTCGGTGGTGCGGCCAGCTGCCTCGATCCGGTCGAGATCGCCGGCGGCTGA
- a CDS encoding amidohydrolase family protein, with protein MENTDEQRPVADGRLLRVLTGATLPDGRRVDVRLDHGAVTHVTDAAPCSTTRAVERGVDTADTADALDLDGYLLLPAPAEPHAHLDKAFSWNEIRPPMGDLGRAIDSWREHSAHLTVDGIAVRARRAALALLANGTTAVRSHVDLLPGPAPLRGVRALVRVREELADVMDVQLVALCPFDTPDEILDEALDLGVDLVGGSPHHTPAPSSDLQRLLRIAERRGVGVDLHTDEQLNPDMLTLEELAKSVRDWPESMPVTAGHCVSLGTVDPDVLERTVRAVVDSRIGIVTLPITNLYLQGWDHPVSTPRGLTAVRALLDAGVRVGAGADNVRDPFNPLGRSDALETAMLLVTAAHLTTAEAYHAVSTGARAVMGLPEAGVFPGARADLLAVRAADLEEAIADASAERYVLRAGRLVSATHVHRSMYRA; from the coding sequence GTGGAGAACACCGACGAACAGAGGCCCGTCGCGGACGGCAGGCTCCTCCGCGTCCTCACCGGCGCGACCTTGCCGGACGGCCGCCGGGTGGACGTGAGGCTGGACCACGGCGCGGTAACGCACGTCACCGACGCGGCGCCGTGCTCGACAACCCGCGCCGTCGAGCGCGGCGTCGATACCGCCGATACCGCCGATGCCCTCGACCTGGACGGATACCTCCTGCTCCCCGCACCGGCGGAGCCGCACGCACATCTGGACAAGGCCTTCTCGTGGAACGAGATCCGGCCGCCCATGGGGGACCTCGGCCGGGCGATCGACTCCTGGCGCGAGCACAGCGCCCACCTCACCGTCGACGGGATCGCGGTCCGCGCGCGCCGCGCCGCGCTGGCGCTCCTCGCGAACGGCACGACCGCTGTGCGTTCCCACGTCGATCTGCTTCCCGGCCCGGCCCCGCTACGCGGTGTCCGCGCCCTGGTCCGCGTGCGTGAGGAGCTCGCGGATGTCATGGACGTCCAGCTCGTCGCCCTCTGCCCGTTCGACACTCCCGACGAGATCCTGGACGAAGCCCTCGACCTGGGCGTCGATCTGGTCGGGGGCTCACCCCACCACACACCGGCACCGAGCTCGGACCTGCAGCGGCTGTTGCGGATCGCCGAACGCCGGGGAGTCGGTGTCGATCTCCACACGGACGAGCAGCTGAACCCGGACATGCTGACCCTCGAGGAACTCGCCAAGTCGGTGCGTGACTGGCCGGAGTCGATGCCGGTCACCGCGGGACACTGCGTCAGTCTCGGGACGGTGGACCCGGACGTCCTCGAACGCACCGTGCGGGCGGTGGTGGACAGCCGCATCGGAATCGTCACCCTGCCGATCACGAATCTCTACCTGCAGGGATGGGATCATCCGGTCTCCACGCCCCGGGGCCTGACCGCGGTGCGTGCCCTCCTCGATGCCGGGGTCCGTGTCGGTGCGGGCGCGGACAATGTCCGCGACCCGTTCAACCCGCTCGGCCGCAGCGATGCCCTGGAGACGGCGATGCTCCTGGTGACCGCGGCACATCTCACGACGGCGGAGGCGTATCACGCCGTCAGTACCGGGGCTCGCGCGGTGATGGGGCTCCCGGAGGCCGGGGTGTTCCCGGGTGCCCGCGCGGACCTGCTGGCCGTGCGCGCCGCCGACCTCGAGGAGGCGATCGCCGACGCCTCGGCCGAGCGCTACGTACTCCGTGCCGGCCGACTCGTCTCGGCCACGCACGTCCACCGGTCGATGTACCGCGCGTAG
- a CDS encoding PucR family transcriptional regulator, with the protein MTLVNEPNSGIIMVAGSPASSSFGNLRSLANDLVGHFAANVIPCGLLPREELQGDVTNVTMGCLRLAMDMLDKRRVPTDEDLAGFRDASAQWAREGIPLATVLEVLHEGFRLGWRHVVSGAEIDDLAHMADGAELLISMLDKVTQAATSAYIAELKVVASEHHTAAHTLVTALLSGQSTSAMARHCGIEVAPSYVVLALHLDQHTDEGHPGVQPIVAARRKLRRVQAELAKAYGRAALSLLSPEGGTVLIPDADEDANVDHVVEQLASAGEVTVTAAAVQADTESVPQASEQAHELLDLARQLHRAPGVYRMTDLVYEYQMMRPGVGRAHLVQLLQPLERYPDLVKTLDVHVHNDLNRQRTARQLHVHTNTVDYRLKRIAELTGLDPTRASGLRPLQAALLARRLEFRDARQKV; encoded by the coding sequence ATGACGCTTGTCAATGAACCGAATTCCGGCATCATCATGGTCGCCGGCTCACCGGCTTCCTCATCCTTCGGCAATCTACGCTCTCTTGCCAACGATCTCGTCGGCCACTTCGCGGCGAACGTGATCCCGTGCGGGCTGCTCCCGCGTGAGGAACTGCAGGGCGATGTCACCAACGTGACGATGGGGTGCCTGCGACTGGCGATGGACATGCTGGACAAGCGTCGCGTGCCCACCGATGAGGACCTCGCGGGGTTCCGCGACGCGTCGGCTCAGTGGGCCCGCGAAGGTATCCCGCTCGCCACCGTTCTCGAGGTCCTGCACGAGGGGTTCCGCCTCGGCTGGCGCCACGTGGTGTCCGGCGCCGAGATCGACGATCTCGCCCACATGGCGGACGGCGCCGAACTCCTCATCTCCATGCTCGACAAGGTCACCCAGGCAGCGACGTCGGCGTACATCGCCGAACTCAAGGTCGTGGCGAGCGAGCACCACACCGCGGCCCACACTCTCGTCACCGCACTCCTCAGCGGACAGAGCACGTCGGCGATGGCCCGCCACTGTGGCATCGAGGTCGCGCCCTCGTATGTCGTCCTCGCCCTCCACCTCGACCAGCACACGGACGAGGGCCATCCGGGCGTTCAGCCGATCGTCGCGGCCCGCCGCAAACTCCGTCGGGTCCAGGCCGAACTCGCCAAGGCGTACGGCCGGGCCGCGTTGTCGCTCCTCAGCCCGGAGGGTGGCACGGTGCTCATACCCGACGCCGACGAGGACGCCAATGTGGACCACGTGGTGGAACAGCTCGCCTCCGCCGGGGAGGTCACCGTCACCGCCGCAGCGGTGCAGGCCGACACCGAGTCGGTTCCCCAGGCGTCCGAGCAGGCACACGAGTTACTCGACCTCGCCCGGCAACTCCACCGCGCGCCGGGCGTGTATCGCATGACGGACCTGGTGTACGAGTACCAGATGATGCGGCCGGGCGTCGGCCGGGCACATCTCGTGCAGCTGCTGCAACCGCTCGAGCGGTACCCCGATCTCGTCAAGACCCTCGACGTCCACGTCCACAACGACCTCAACCGGCAACGCACCGCCCGCCAGCTGCACGTCCACACCAACACGGTGGACTACCGGCTCAAGCGGATCGCGGAGCTCACCGGACTGGATCCGACGCGCGCCTCCGGCCTCAGGCCCCTGCAGGCCGCGCTACTCGCCCGTCGCCTGGAGTTCCGGGACGCGCGCCAGAAGGTCTGA
- a CDS encoding pirin family protein, whose amino-acid sequence MSNLDPHPVEEVCEPASTVEYPTAPLVEVITPRDVPLGGPRAMPVRRTLPQRARSLIGAWCFADHYGPDDVSVTGGMDVAPHPHTGLQTVSWLFTGEIEHRDSLGSHALVRPGEMNLMTGGHGIAHSEVSTPDTSTLHGVQLWLALPAHARDAPRAFEHHVPPLVRIEGAALRVFLGRLAGSESPVHTFSPLVGAEIVLDPGATVRLDVDPGFEHGVLVDEGEVQVADTTLQRAELGYVGTGSAELVLTNRGTGPARVVLLGGTPFGEEIVMWWNFVARSHEEVVTFREEWENESDRFGQVDGYVGARPRLPAPTLPNTRILPRRNPAP is encoded by the coding sequence ATGAGCAATCTGGACCCCCACCCCGTCGAGGAGGTCTGCGAGCCCGCCTCGACGGTCGAGTATCCCACGGCACCGCTGGTGGAGGTCATCACGCCCCGCGACGTGCCGCTCGGCGGACCGCGGGCGATGCCGGTGCGCCGCACCCTGCCACAGCGTGCACGGTCGCTGATCGGCGCCTGGTGTTTCGCCGACCACTACGGGCCGGACGACGTGTCGGTGACCGGAGGAATGGACGTGGCACCGCACCCGCACACCGGGCTGCAGACGGTGAGCTGGCTGTTCACCGGCGAGATCGAGCACCGGGACAGCCTCGGCAGCCATGCACTGGTCCGCCCGGGCGAGATGAACCTCATGACCGGCGGGCACGGAATCGCCCACTCCGAGGTCTCCACGCCGGACACGTCCACGCTGCACGGGGTGCAGCTCTGGCTGGCGCTGCCCGCCCACGCGCGGGACGCACCGCGCGCCTTCGAGCACCACGTGCCTCCGCTCGTCCGGATCGAGGGGGCCGCGCTGCGGGTGTTCCTCGGCCGGCTCGCCGGTAGCGAGTCCCCGGTCCACACCTTCAGCCCCCTCGTCGGGGCGGAGATCGTCCTGGACCCGGGGGCCACCGTGCGGCTGGACGTCGATCCCGGCTTCGAACACGGAGTGCTCGTCGACGAGGGCGAGGTGCAGGTCGCCGACACCACTCTGCAGCGTGCCGAACTCGGCTACGTGGGCACCGGCTCCGCCGAACTGGTGCTGACGAATCGCGGGACGGGCCCGGCGCGGGTCGTCCTCCTCGGCGGGACACCGTTCGGCGAGGAGATCGTGATGTGGTGGAACTTCGTCGCCCGCTCGCACGAGGAAGTGGTCACGTTCCGCGAGGAATGGGAGAACGAGTCGGACAGGTTCGGGCAGGTCGACGGATACGTGGGCGCGCGCCCACGCCTGCCTGCGCCGACCTTGCCGAACACCCGGATCCTCCCCCGTCGCAACCCCGCACCGTAG
- a CDS encoding PLDc N-terminal domain-containing protein — protein sequence MSPLAAADSQQIGSWIVLGAIVVVGLLILALFVGAIVDIARSDTYQTGGKAVWILLVFAFPVLGPVVWFVWGRKSSFT from the coding sequence ATGAGTCCACTTGCTGCAGCCGACTCCCAGCAGATCGGATCGTGGATCGTGCTCGGCGCGATCGTGGTGGTCGGCCTGTTGATCCTAGCGCTGTTCGTCGGCGCGATCGTCGATATCGCGAGGTCGGACACCTACCAGACGGGAGGCAAGGCGGTGTGGATACTGCTCGTGTTCGCCTTTCCCGTTCTCGGGCCCGTCGTCTGGTTCGTGTGGGGGCGCAAGTCGTCGTTCACCTGA
- a CDS encoding MarR family winged helix-turn-helix transcriptional regulator yields MWRAYLDSTRLLFRTLDRQLVRDSGISFADYELLVILSEAPGRRLRMSEIAEAATTTRSGVTRAVTRLVELGWVVRLECEDDRRGTLAELTDEGFRVLESASPGHVAAVRSTVFDQLDGDDVQRFTAAYQAIRDRMQGRD; encoded by the coding sequence ATGTGGCGTGCCTATCTCGACAGCACCCGCCTGCTGTTCCGGACACTCGACCGTCAGCTGGTGCGCGACTCGGGGATTTCGTTCGCCGACTACGAGCTGCTGGTGATCCTGTCCGAGGCGCCGGGACGGCGGCTGCGGATGAGCGAGATCGCCGAAGCCGCCACGACGACTCGGAGTGGGGTGACGCGTGCCGTGACCCGGCTGGTCGAGCTCGGCTGGGTCGTGCGGCTCGAATGTGAGGACGACCGGCGTGGCACCCTCGCCGAACTGACGGACGAGGGCTTCCGGGTCCTCGAATCCGCCAGCCCCGGGCACGTCGCCGCGGTGCGGTCCACCGTGTTCGATCAGCTCGATGGTGACGACGTCCAGCGGTTCACCGCCGCGTACCAGGCAATTCGCGATCGGATGCAGGGCCGGGACTGA
- a CDS encoding pirin family protein, which produces MTDGAVQVIRSADRTILRLPDVTSRGSFPFAGNFDLVENAHGMLLVHNEDTVDAGAGFDRHTHRDMEIITWVVSGSLVHRDSLGNVGVLTSGSAQRMTAGSGISHAEYNDSWTVSGLPRHRDPVTVVQMWIPPDSLGLEPDYQDLPLDDALSGGDLVTVVSGMARHAGGTVGRIRNEHVALHAARLEPGQSVSVPESPYGHVFLTRGAVDFEGAGRLEHGDAVRLSRSGGQSVTALEPTELLIWEMDARAGSVR; this is translated from the coding sequence ATGACCGACGGCGCCGTCCAGGTGATTCGCAGTGCGGACCGAACGATCCTGCGTCTTCCGGACGTGACGAGCCGCGGGTCCTTTCCGTTCGCGGGCAACTTCGACCTCGTGGAGAACGCGCACGGGATGCTGCTGGTGCACAACGAGGACACCGTCGACGCGGGCGCGGGCTTCGACCGGCACACACACCGGGACATGGAGATCATCACCTGGGTGGTGAGTGGATCCCTGGTACACCGGGATTCGTTGGGAAACGTCGGGGTGCTCACCTCCGGATCGGCCCAGCGCATGACTGCCGGTAGCGGAATCTCCCATGCCGAGTACAACGACTCGTGGACCGTCAGTGGTCTCCCCCGGCACCGCGACCCGGTCACGGTGGTGCAGATGTGGATTCCGCCCGATTCCCTCGGACTGGAGCCGGACTACCAGGACCTACCGCTCGACGACGCGTTGTCGGGAGGAGACCTGGTGACAGTGGTCAGCGGAATGGCGAGGCACGCCGGGGGCACGGTCGGACGCATCCGCAACGAGCATGTCGCTCTGCACGCCGCGCGCTTGGAGCCCGGGCAGTCGGTCTCGGTTCCCGAGTCGCCGTACGGCCACGTGTTCCTCACGAGAGGAGCAGTGGACTTCGAGGGCGCGGGACGGCTCGAACACGGCGACGCGGTACGGCTGAGTCGCAGTGGGGGACAGTCGGTGACGGCGCTCGAACCCACCGAGTTGCTGATCTGGGAAATGGATGCGCGCGCGGGTTCGGTCCGCTGA